From a single Stigmatopora argus isolate UIUO_Sarg chromosome 4, RoL_Sarg_1.0, whole genome shotgun sequence genomic region:
- the tent5ba gene encoding terminal nucleotidyltransferase 5ba, which yields MECGDASKQSRRFCVLSWDQVQRLDSILGEAVPIHGRGNFPTLSMRPRQIVQVVRARLEEKGVCVKDVRLNGSAASHVLHQDTGLGYKDLDLIFGVSLKDDQAFRLVKDVVLDCLFDFLPPGVSKERITALTLKEVYVQKLVKVCNDTDRWSLISLSNNTGKNVELKFVDSLRRQFEFSVDSFQICLDSLLLFDRCSETPMSESFHPTVVGESVYGDFGEAMDHLCQRTIATRSPEEIRGGGLLKYCHLLVRGFRAASESDMKQMQRYMCSRFFIDFSDIGEQQRKLEAYLQNHFAGMEHKRYECLMTLYEVVNESTVCLMGHERRQTLSLISMLALKVLAEQNAIPTVTNVTCYYQPAPYVRDINFSNYYIAHVQAPRVLPCAASYQTWLPCS from the exons ATGGAGTGCGGAGATGCCTCGAAGCAGAGCCGGCGTTTCTGCGTCTTGTCTTGGGATCAGGTGCAGCGATTGGATTCCATCCTGGGGGAAGCCGTGCCCATCCACGGTCGGGGAAACTTCCCCACGCTGTCCATGAGACCCCGACAGATTGTTCAG GTGGTACGGGCCCGGCTGGAGGAGAAGGGGGTGTGCGTCAAAGACGTCCGGCTCAACGGTTCGGCTGCCAGCCACGTACTCCACCAGGACACGGGGCTGGGCTACAAGGACCTGGATCTGATCTTCGGGGTGTCGCTGAAGGACGACCAAGCGTTCCGTCTGGTCAAGGATGTGGTGTTGGACTGCCTCTTTGACTTCCTGCCACCCGGAGTCTCCAAGGAGCGCATCACGGCGCTGACCCTAAAAGAGGTCTACGTGCAGAAACTGGTGAAAGTCTGCAACGACACGGACCGCTGGAGCCTCATCTCGTTATCCAACAACACGGGCAAGAACGTGGAGCTAAAATTCGTGGACTCTCTCAGACGGCAGTTTGAGTTCAGCGTGGACTCCTTCCAGATTTGCCTCGACTCTCTGCTCTTGTTCGACCGCTGCTCCGAGACGCCCATGTCGGAGAGCTTTCACCCCACGGTGGTCGGCGAGAGCGTGTACGGCGACTTCGGGGAGGCCATGGACCACTTGTGTCAGAGGACGATAGCCACCAGAAGTCCGGAAGAGATCCGAGGGGGCGGCTTGTTGAAGTACTGCCACCTGCTCGTACGGGGCTTCCGAGCGGCCTCCGAGTCGGACATGAAGCAGATGCAGCGCTACATGTGCTCGCGCTTCTTCATCGACTTCTCGGACATTGGCGAGCAGCAGCGCAAACTGGAGGCTTACCTCCAAAACCACTTTGCCGGCATGGAGCACAAACGCTACGAGTGCCTGATGACGCTGTATGAGGTGGTGAACGAGAGCACCGTGTGTCTGATGGGTCACGAGAGGCGCCAGACGCTCAGCCTCATCTCGATGCTGGCGCTGAAGGTGCTGGCCGAGCAGAATGCCATCCCTACGGTGACTAACGTCACGTGCTACTACCAGCCGGCGCCCTACGTCCGGGACATTAACTTCAGCAATTACTACATCGCGCACGTGCAGGCGCCGCGCGTGTTGCCGTGCGCCGCTTCCTACCAGACGTGGCTGCCTTGTAGCTGA